The genomic segment GACCAGGCGCTGGCTGCCGGCATAACGTCCGGGAACGGTACTGACAAGGTTTTTCTCAAACCAGTCGATAGGTTTGCTTTTTGCCAAATGATTGACCGCGGTCGGATTGATACGCGTATCGATCGGACCCGCCATCAGCGTCATGCTGGACGGCTGGGCTGGATGTTTTTCTGCCGCCATCAGAGAGACAGCGACCAGCGCCGCCACTGTCGGCTGGCAAACCGCCAACAGATGCGTACCGGGACCGATTTCTTCGATAAAACGGATCAAATGCGCAACGTATTCATCAAAGCCGAAACGGCCGTCGCTGAGAGCGACATCGCGCGCATTGTGCCAATCGGTGATATACACGTCATGATCGCGCAGCAAGGTGCTGACAGTGCCACGCAGCAAGGTGGCGAAGTGGCCCGACATCGGCGCCACCACCAATATGCGCGGCTGCGGTGCATTTGTTTCCTTACAGAAATGCAGCAAAGTGCAGAATGGCGTCTGATCGGCCACCTCTTCATGCACCGAAACTGTGCGGCCGCCATCTTCCACGCTATTGATCCCGAATGCAGGGCGCTGGTGCGTCAACTGAGTGCATGAGAACACTTCGCATGCCGCGGCCAGCTTGCGCATCGCCAGACTTTCCGGCCATCCAGCCCACCGCGGCCACATCTTGCCGAGCATTGGTGCCGTGGCGCCTGCCAAGACGCGCATGGGATCGCTGAGATCCGCATAGCCCTGATATGCCTGGTAAATTTTCGTCATGGGACTACCCTATTTATTGGAATGCCGGCTTTCATCTCTGGTGCAATATCCATGCCCAAGCGTCTGGCACGGCCTTTGCTCAGTCTTGTTGAAACGGTTTGCCAATTCAAGTCCCTTTCGATCCGATACGGAAGAAAAGAGTGTTGCCATGCCTAAGACCACCTTGAGCATCACCAGCAAGAACTATTCGTCATGGTCCTTGCGCGGCTGGCTGATGACCCGGTTTTCCGGACTGGAATTCCAGGAAAACATTATCTCGCCGGACGATCCCGACGCCCGCGCCGAAATCCTGCTGCTGTCGTCATCCATTCTCGTACCTTGCCTGTATCACGGCAATATCGTGGTGTGGGATACCTTGGCAATCGGCGAGTACTTGCACGAGATCCGCCCCAAGGCAGGCCTGCTGCCAGCCGACCGTGCGGCGCGCGCGCATTGCCGCTCGATCTGCGGCGAGATGCATTCCGGCTTCAGCGCCCTGCGCTCCGCCCTGCCGATGAACATCAAGGCGCACTTTCCCGATTTCAAGGTGTGGTCCCGCGCCGAGGCCGACGTCAAACGCATCACCACTATCTGGAAGCAATGCCTGGCAACCTATGGCGGCCCTTTCCTTTTCGGCGAGCGCTCCATCGCCGACGCCATGTATGCGCCGGTAACGACCCGTTTCATGACTTATGACGTCAAACTGGATTCGGTTTGCAGCGCATACTGCAAGCGCATCATTGCGCTGCCGGAAATGCAAGAATGGATCAAGGCGGCCATGCTGGAGCCGGAGGATATCAACGAACTGGACGTGGAATTCTGAACTGGTTTCAATGAAAGGAGTGCGGCGATGGATACAAGCACCAAAGCAGACCCGACCAATCTGTTTTCACACGTACGCGAAGGCGATACCGAATTCGAATCCGGCGGTTTGCGCGATTTCTTCCTGTATCGCGACCTTGGCATCGCTTCTGCCACCGGCGGCAAGGTGGTGGCGCATCTGGTGAAAGCCAACATGGCGCCCGAAGTCGGCACCGGCTGGCATCGCCATGAGGCGGAGTTCCACATCGTCTACATGCTCAAGGGCTGGGCCCGTTTCATGTACGAGGACCAGGAAACGCTGGTCAAGGCCGGCGACTGCGTACATCAGCGCCCCGGCATTGTGCATTTTTTATTCGACTACTCGAAAGACATGGAGTATCTTGAAATTGTTGGCCCCGCTGCGTTCACCTCCATCGACATGCCTGCGCCCTGCGCCGTACCGGCGCCGAAGCCGTGGGCATGAGACGAATTGAGCTGCCCGGCAACTGTAAAAAACTCATAAAAACCGAGACGGAGGCCGCCACCAGAAATATGCAAAATTTGCTAAGAGTTGACGCTGCATTGCCGCAAACCAAGCCTGTTCAAGATGCGTAGCCGCATGTTAGTCTTTGAACAAGCCGATGCTTCATCGTCAACATAAAGCGTGTTACAGGCACGCTTCTTGATAGCTACTTGATAGTTCCCGATCAAACCACAGCAAAGCAAGATCATGGCAAATTTTTTCGATGAAATGTACTCCGATGGCAGCTCGTCGGTGCGCCCGCACTATGACGAATTTTCCAATTGGCTCCAAGCCCAGACCGCTGAAACCATCTCGCGCAAGCGTGCCGAAGCCGATCTGATTTTCCGCCGGGTCGGCATCACTTTCGCCGTCTACGGTAACGACGCCGGCACCGAACGCCTGATCCCCTTCGATATCATTCCGCGCATCATCCATGCGCAAGAGTGGGCGACGCTCGAAGCCGGCCTGATCCAGCGCGTCAAGGCGCTCAACATGTTTATCCATGACATCTACCACGAGCAGAACATCGTCAAGGCAGGTGTAATCCCGGCTGAACAGATTTTCCGCAATGCCCAGTACCGCCCCGAAATGCAAGGCATTTCGGTCGCGTCGGACATTTACGCACACATCGCCGGGGTCGATATCGTCCGCGCCGGCGAGGGCGAGTTCTATGTACTGGAAGACAATCTGCGGGTGCCTTCCGGCGTGTCCTACATGCTGGAAAACCGCAAGATGATGATGCGGCTGTTTCCCGAGTTGTTCCTGCGCCACAAGATTGCGCCGGTGGACCATTATCCCGACATGCTGCTGGATAACCTGCGCTCCGTTGCACCGGTGGGCGTCACCGATCCGACTGTCGTTGTGATGACGCCTGGCATGTACAACTCAGCCTACTTCGAACACGCTTTCCTGGCCCAGCAAATGGGCGTGGAACTGGTCGAAGGACAGGATCTGTTCGT from the Collimonas arenae genome contains:
- a CDS encoding polyhydroxyalkanoate depolymerase, which produces MTKIYQAYQGYADLSDPMRVLAGATAPMLGKMWPRWAGWPESLAMRKLAAACEVFSCTQLTHQRPAFGINSVEDGGRTVSVHEEVADQTPFCTLLHFCKETNAPQPRILVVAPMSGHFATLLRGTVSTLLRDHDVYITDWHNARDVALSDGRFGFDEYVAHLIRFIEEIGPGTHLLAVCQPTVAALVAVSLMAAEKHPAQPSSMTLMAGPIDTRINPTAVNHLAKSKPIDWFEKNLVSTVPGRYAGSQRLVYPGFLQLTAFMNMNLERHMKAFQNLYNYLVEGEDEKADTIKNFYAEYFAMSDLAAEFYLETVQSVFQDHALPLGEMQALGRTIEPAAIRRTALFTVEGEKDDICAVGQTVAAQDMCSGIRPYMKSHHVQTGVGHYGVFNGRRWDNEIYPRLRDFIHSHHQQ
- a CDS encoding circularly permuted type 2 ATP-grasp protein, coding for MANFFDEMYSDGSSSVRPHYDEFSNWLQAQTAETISRKRAEADLIFRRVGITFAVYGNDAGTERLIPFDIIPRIIHAQEWATLEAGLIQRVKALNMFIHDIYHEQNIVKAGVIPAEQIFRNAQYRPEMQGISVASDIYAHIAGVDIVRAGEGEFYVLEDNLRVPSGVSYMLENRKMMMRLFPELFLRHKIAPVDHYPDMLLDNLRSVAPVGVTDPTVVVMTPGMYNSAYFEHAFLAQQMGVELVEGQDLFVSDNAVYMRTTRGPKRVDVIYRRIDDDYLDPLAFRPDSSLGVPGLLSVYRAGNVTLANAIGTGVADDKSVYPFVPDMVKFYLSEKPILNNVPTFQCRKKEDLQYTLDNLKDLVVKEVHGAGGYGMLVGPASTKQEIEDFRQRVIAKPDGYISQPTLALSACPTYVESGIAPRHLDLRPFVLSGKNVSLVRGGLTRVALKEGSLVVNSSQGGGTKDTWILEK
- a CDS encoding glutathione S-transferase family protein, which translates into the protein MPKTTLSITSKNYSSWSLRGWLMTRFSGLEFQENIISPDDPDARAEILLLSSSILVPCLYHGNIVVWDTLAIGEYLHEIRPKAGLLPADRAARAHCRSICGEMHSGFSALRSALPMNIKAHFPDFKVWSRAEADVKRITTIWKQCLATYGGPFLFGERSIADAMYAPVTTRFMTYDVKLDSVCSAYCKRIIALPEMQEWIKAAMLEPEDINELDVEF
- a CDS encoding cupin domain-containing protein, which translates into the protein MDTSTKADPTNLFSHVREGDTEFESGGLRDFFLYRDLGIASATGGKVVAHLVKANMAPEVGTGWHRHEAEFHIVYMLKGWARFMYEDQETLVKAGDCVHQRPGIVHFLFDYSKDMEYLEIVGPAAFTSIDMPAPCAVPAPKPWA